GGGTGAGgaacctgtctgtctgccttctGAAGTCCAAACACTCACTGTCACCTTTGATCATAGGAGGCTACTCTGTGCTGGGATGGAACCACCCGGGCTTTGGAGGCAGCACGGTAAGTCGCAGCACTCAGCAGAGGAGCGGGTCATAACTCTAGCTGATCGTCTCTCTTGGTGGACAGGGGGTTCCCTTCCCCCAGAACGAGGCAAACGCCATGGATGCAGTGATTCAGTTTGCCATCCACAAGCTGGGCTTCAAGCTGAACAACATTGTGGTTTACGCCTGGTCCATCGGAGGATTCACAGGTAGACCACGGTCCTCTTGTGAGTCGGTCTCCATTCATCACTCAATGCTCTGCCTGTAGCTACCTGGGCAGCGATGTCGTACCCCGAGATCCAGTCGCTGGTGCTGGACGCCTCCTTCGACGACCTCCTGCCTCTGGCTCTCAAGGTCATGCCCGACAGCTGGAGTGAGTGTCAGAGGTGAAAGGTTATCAAGCTTCTTATTGGATTCTTGTCttaccctcctcctcctcctcctctgtcaggaCCTCTGGTCCAGTACACCGTCAGGCAGTACATGAACCTCAACAACGCAGAGCAGCTCCTCAAGTATCCAGGTCCAGTTCTGCTGATCAGGAGAACCAAAGATGAGATCATCACCACGACGTGAGCTCAGTTGGAGCGCCGCCGGCCAGATCCAGAAAGTGAATTGTGATGAATGATGGTCCTCGCTCTCCTCACAGGGGTCCAGAGGACATCATGTCCAACAGAGGGAACGACCTGCTGCTCAGACTGCTGCAGTTCAGGTGAGAGAGTGTGCTTGTTCTCTCCTCAGGAATCTGGCTTGACTTGATGTCATCTCCTGGGCAggtacccaaagctcatgaccgagGACGGAGTCAGAGTGGTCAGGCAGTGGTTGGGGGCTTCCAGCTACATGGAAGAAGGTCAGttcaagtgtctttttttttttcctccaggatttttatttcatttcagttattgttcgccgcactctccagctccagcgtttgacagccgacactggcgtgtaacagttgtggagagtgtggtggactttgttTCACGATcctagttttaaacttatttttaatacagggaaccttctATAAcaacactggtcgactctgagtctctggatccgtgtttattttattagatggagtggtcctcataggttctctgacgcggtcgtctgccttggttcatatcaacacatgcaggtttcctgctacgctggcgcctcggccaaacaccATTAAGGTTCACTGatggcggacacactctcacaggcagcgctaatgctacgacccagcatcagttagggaccatcaacaaattgtaaagccgtcaaagtattagtgaaatcttcaataaggcaatgaaaaattttaggagagagaattgtgaaaatgtttttcatcactcaAGAAAAAGGCAGTTTAACAATTTTGAGAATAGCATATgacaaaatgatcatttattcacatgatttctaatatttcttcaatagcatctaggaactgtgtccagactggtccatagttaaagtcaactgtgaagagacatgagacacagcagacagacagctcaatttaacccctaaataaagctgacagagcagtctgtcagacacgagccgcttctaccagagacgtgaaacattgaacttCTTATCtttacacttagttaactattaaaTTTAAACATAGACAAATGTTGGAGAGAAACTCCACTAAAAAGTTTCatcaacagtttcaagagagactgtagtgtcccaacacatggaatagaatgaaaatgtatttattgtgataattatcgttatcgctgaaatttcaacatttattgcgataacttttttttgtccatatccaTACTTCACTTTCGACTGAGCCAACGTTCGCTCTTGTTAACCTTTGGAGTCCGACGTCCGGCCTCGCAGAGATAACCTGCCGCCTCTCCGCAGCCTCCCTGCTCAGCAGCTACGAGGTGGACGACGACTGGTGTGTGTCGGTGCTGCAGTCGTACCAGGCCGACAGAGACGTTCACTTTCCCTGGACTGTCGGTGAGTTGTTGTCCTCGTTTTCCAGACTCTCCTCGCTGATgacactcacttcctgttcgcAGGCGAGGACATGACTCCGGAGGGAAGACGGCAGCTGGCTCTTTTCTTGGTGAGTGAATTATTCATCGGCGCTTTTGTGCTCAGGCGTATTGTGTGTCTGCGTCTGGGCTGTGGGGTGTTAAAGGGCAGCCACCTGTTGGCCGACCAATTCGGGGGagaaactgaaaacaaagtggCATTTCCATTCTGGCGATAAGCACCGTTTTTCGAGGCGAGCTAACCTCTTCTCCAAACCGCAGCAATTCAGGCATAATTACCTCGGAGGAATGGGCTGCGGTTGCTATAGTAACAGGCTCACCTGGGCTCTAAGGTTGACTGTTGTAATACATTTCATGGTGCTCTGCTTATTGAAGTCATTTAACATCAAACAAGGAGAGTGCCATCAATTACATCTAATGCCGGGCTGCTCTCCCGTGGTAATGCCCCCCTGAATTAAGCCGAGCTCACCTGTGAACCCAAAAGGGATGGAGAAAGATTTGTAAGGAGCCCAACAGAACCTAATACAATCAAGCCCCACACCGTGCCTCTCCATCACTGGCTTCTCACGGCTTTCTTCCTTCTCCCAGGCGCGGAAGTACATGCACAACTTTGACACTACGCACTGCACTCCTCTGCCCGCCTCAGAGTTCCCCCCGCCCTGGAGACTGTAGACGGACTCTCCCTGACCCACACGGACTCCTACGGTTCTTTTTAAACATGTAAATCTAGATGATGCAGCGGCAGCACAAGTGTCCACTGGTTTCTCCACCAATCACGTCGGCCATAACTTCTTCCCTCTGTGTCGCCCGGTGACATGTCTCCCTGTAAATCATGTGTAAGCTTCATGTTAAGCACCAAGTGTTGTTGGTTAGCTCAATAAAATACTCCGACAAGCGACGCTCCTACAACACTGTCCTTTCATTTCACCACCAAAGCAAACCTGAGCAACACAGGCACTTGTCCACGCTGGACAGATATGGAGGCAAGTTTGAGGAGGTGACTTCCTTTATTGGACAACTGCGGGTTTGTAGGACTCACGACTACAAAAACGACAGGATCAGGCAACAGTGGGAATCTTCCTTGGACCTGCCGAGCTCAGTAACTTTGAAGCAGGCCTGGTAGTTGGGGGTGTCTTAAGACATTTCTTGAGCAGTTTTCCAGGGAGGCTCAGGGGGTAAGTGACCAGAGATCCTGAAACTTATTTTGGAAGCCAGGTGCCTTGTCAGGATGTGGGCAGACACGGGACATGCTCCCCTCCAAGGgtgagggaagtctgggcttTTTTAAAAGCCTGAAGTGCCCAGGACTACACCCAAGACCATCCAAATCACAGCCTCTGCAGAGGACAAAGAAGACAACAGCTTCTTTTTCCTCGAAAATGTCTGCTCTCTAACAGTTAAAATGTAAAAGGCTTTTTAATGTTAAGATATATGTGTAAGTTGTATCATTCTTGAAGCGGTGAGCAGGCACCTCTGGGATCAAGGCGCTTTTGTCAACTATCAAAGGGATTAAAAGTGAGCGATTTGGAAGCGTCAATATTACGGTAATTTCAAGTTCAGATCCGCCTACATTACACAGTGGACTGGAAAAGGAGAGATGAAACAAAATCCTAGGCTTCAGATGTTGAGAAggattcatttattaaaaagatGTTGCTCAAGCATTCCCAGACTCCACTCCACACCACTCAGCTTCATGATTCATCTTCGCTTTTGTTCTTTGTAACCTGATTTTAGCAACTATTTCATCTGTTGGAAATTAGTGAGTGAGGCGGAAAATAAAGTTGGTGACTTCTGTGTGATCGACCCGCTAATCCGAGTAGTTACATCATCTTCCTGAAGTTGCCGATGGCTTCTTGGACCTTCTCCAGCTCTGTCTGACTCTGacgcagctgcagagaggagagaagcagcaCCCGGTTAGGTCGGCACAAACCGGAgcgaggaggatgaggaggaggctcTCACCTTCTCTGCGTCCTGCTCCTGGACCTTCATTGGAACTTTCTCTCGATAATCACTCTTGGCCAacttctccttcagcttctccatCTGCTTCTCCAGGTCTCCTTTCTTGGTCAGCAGTTTGGCCACTTCCTTCTCCACGTCAATCAAACCCTGAGCAAGGAGTTGGAACATTGACGCCCATTAACGTCCCTCCAGTCAGACAGTTGTGGCTCTCCAAATTTTTGATGCTGCAATGCGTGGACAGATTTGCGTGGGTCACCTTGAGCATGAGGTTGACGGTGCATCTGTCGGAGGCGATGGCCACCGCGCAGCCTTCAGGGACGGCCTGGTCAGCAGCCAGCGGGACGACAGCCTGACAGTACGACAGTGTCTGGATCTGCAGAGTGAACCTCTGCAGCAGAGCCACAGTGGCCGAGTCGCTGCACTGCAGGTAACCTGCGAGAGGAGGCGGAGGGGTCACGACCGGAGAGTGTGTGGAGCGGCGTGTGGCTCCACTCACAGTCAGCTCTGGTCTTGGTCAGGTTGTAGTCGGCTCTCAGTGATCGAATCGTCTTGACCACGTTCATGGCAAAGTCCATGTCCCGGTCCACGTCCTCACTGTTCCAGCAGATCTGCAGAAGGAAACGACCCAGTCTCACTTCATCAGCACTCACACTTTCTCTCTGGTGTCATTTGAGCGTCAGCTGCACCGGGCACTTTATTTGTTGACAGGAGTAACATATCTaactgacaaaatgaaaaagaaatccacAATGACTCCATATTCATGACAGATGGAATCTCAACTCTGAGTGTGCGGATGCTTTCGTCCCAGTGGGTTTTCCCTCAGCTCCCCAGTGATGGGCCTGAGTCAGACTCCCTCAGCCTCTGTGGTCCATGTCACTTTGGTGATGTAGCACAGGTTCCAGTGATATACGCAGCATGTTTTGCATCACCAGGCCTGAATAAAATTCTCAGGGAAACGCCGAACACTGTTCAAAATTTGCTGTTCATTAAACATAGTGTTTCAACCAGTCAATGATGGGAAAATGAGTGTTCATCTACCCAGTCAAAGGCGTGGTGAACGGCAGAGATGCCTGCCGCTAAACTTAGCCTCCAAGAATGAAAGCAGACTGGCTTTTCCAGTTAATAAACAGAAACTTTGTTGCAACATTTTGCCACACCACACCATGAAAATGTAGAATTACAAAAGAGCCTCGTGCATGAGTCTCACCTCCTCCGTGTCAGGATAAGATGTCACACAGATGCTGGGGGGGTCAGTTTGAGGCCGTCGCCGTGGCAACCGCTGGTACAGCTCCTCTGACACGAAGGGCATCATGGGAGAGAGGAGTCGCAGGCCGACCTCCAGGCAAGTGTAGAGAGTTTGTCTGCACACCAGCGCCTCCCGCTGGCTGGTGTTGTCTCCATCAGCTTTGCTGAAGACTGGCTTCACGCTTTCCTGGAGAGCCGGACCACAAATGGTGAGTGGAGAccaaaaaaaggggaaaaagcCGCAGACGTTGCCACAAAGGTCTCACCAGGTAGACGTCGCACAGCTCGTACAGCCAGAAGTTGTAGATCGCAGTGGTGATGGTGGGGAAGTCGTAGGCCTTGAAGCCGGAGTCGCAGAGAGCAACAGCAGCGCTGAGGCGAGACAGGATCCACCTGTCTGCCACGCTCTCCTCGCCACACAACTGGGAACACGGCGTGTCAAATGAAACAGCGATGTTTGGTAAACACGGCGCGGCGACTGTCAGCAGGCTTCGTTTCACAGACAGCTTTAGAAACCTCCAGACAAAAGCCCGCTTCAGGAAGTGGCTGGATGAAACTAAATATGTCGCCTCACCTGGGCTTTCTCTGACGGCACAAAGTTCTCTCCCAGAGTTCGCATGGCAAACTTCACAGCGTTCCACAGCTTGTTGCAGAAGTGGCGGTAACCTAGGATACGGTTGACATCGAGGTTGATGTCTCGTCCTGAGAGGAGAACACGAGCAAGGTTTCACTTGAAGATGtgatttcaaatgcaaatgaacTCACAAGAGCAGCGGCGTCACCAAGCCTCCACCTCCAAACCAAAACAGGACGTTTTATTCACACTCAAGTGAAACATACAACAATTTAAGGGAACATTATTAATAGAAATGAGCTGCCAGTGATGAAGCAGATGAAGCGCTGTCTCTGTTTTGTGATGACCACACTTGAAGTACTGCGGTTACTGTTTCATGAGTATCATGAGCAgcgcaacaaacaaacaaaggcctCACCCTGACTTGTGTAAGAGCACAAAGCAAAGCGAAGAGCATCGGTGCCGCATTCAGGAATGCCGTTGGGATAGTCGGACTTCTGGCCCTGCTTGGCTTTCTCCACCTCCTGAGGGTCCACGTTGCTCATCAGCAACTGGGCATGAAGACCCTGGAAAGTGGCGTCATGAGTGAGTCAATGGAAAATGTAACAGCTTCAATTGTTCTTTTGGCGGAAAGATACCAGAGTCCTTCACTGCCCTCTAGAGGACCAAAGTGTTTTATCTCAGCGTGCGGCTTCCTTTCACCACGGGATGAATGATTGATGCTCAGTAATAAAATATGTTGGAGGCAGATAAATGGGGCCTAATAGGGCTTGTATCCGAACATGAGCCGGCGGGGAGAGATAAGCCTGGAAATGTTGCCCAGTTTCTATCAGAGAGCACCAAACAAAGGGGAAGGAAGATGTGAGTGAAGGCTTCACAATGTGACGTTACCTCGAGAGAGATTCCAGTGATGACGTCCAGGGGGTCGACGATGTTCCCGAGAGACTTGCTCATCTTCCTGCCGTGGGCGTCTCGCACCACAGCGTGCAGATACACCTGGACACAGACAACAACATTGAGCTCATTACAAAGTCAAAACTTCTTCACATGGCGGTCAAAACACAAGGACGAGGTCTTTCTTTGTGAAGGAGAGGCAGACTGCAGAACTCATAACTTCAGCTCTTCATCCAGACTATGAAAGGAACTACCATATAATCCACCTGCAGAACTGTTCCAGGacatgagaggatgaagtgatGCTTGCCTACAAAAGTGCATGAAATAACAGCATCATGATAACAAAATTCTTCATTCATTGATGGACCAGCAACCTTTCCAGGATGTCCCCTGGCACCTGTCCCAAGTAGCCGGGAGAGGCTCCAGCCCCCCCACAACCCCGTAACAGGTGTAAATGGAGGAAGGAatgttctgaaaacaaggagcGGGACAACAGCAGGCTTCACTCCCCTCACCTCCTTGAAGGGCAGCTTGCCCATCAGTTTCAGGCCCATCATCACCATGCGTGCCACCCAGAAGAACAAGATGTCGTGGCCCGTCTCCAGCAGCGTGCCCGGGTAGAAAACGTTCAGGTCTTCGGTCTGAAATGAAAACTCAACTTGTTAATGATTCACGTTTGGATGAAGGTGTTTGGATGTAATACGCttgcaaatgtttcattttcccGCCAACATGCTTTTCAGCCACTCAAGGATGATGGGAAACGAACTGAGAGATGCTGTGTTCTCATGGCTCCTCAAAACCTAATTCACTCAGGTGAGCTGATCAACTTCTCTAGAAGGAATGTGCTAGACTAAGCGTGAGCCCCAAACCTGGAACTtcctccccttcttcttctgttttgtaGCATCCCCATCTTAACCTAGAGAATCTTCTTCACCATGTTCTTTGTCTCCTAGTCGCTCCCCAATGAActcttcaactctgccacttctaactctgcttcttgtcctgGTGTCACAGCTCGTGTCTGTAAACCATGAACCAACACAGCGGCATCAACTATGTCACTTACATCATGTATGGAGCAGACATCATGGCTCAAGTCGCACACTAAAAACAAACTAGCGCAGACTCTGAGGCAACAGTTAGACCACAAATCTTTAGAAGACCAGTTAGAACCTGAGGCCTCgaaaagacaaacattgaaTCTGTTCCCTTGTTTGGTATCCTCATGAGAGAGTTCTGGGGAAATCCAACTCTTCCTACTTGCTTACGGATTACTGCACTAAAGATTAGCCGATCCCTTTCTCATGGCAAGAGTTCCTCCTATGACGTCCTTTGATGAGTGaccaccaggcttttagctaggattctGAAACAGGGCATCCAAACCCTCGCCCCTAACCCCACCCCCTCCCAACAAACCATGTCAATGACTGACAACttgctttggaaaaaacaaagctgtaaacatctatttgtaccaaaataactcaataaacaacaaataaacaagcatctgagtcaaataacaaatgtgaacaaacatgaactcagtaacactttgagatgGAGGGGAACCCTGAgcaattgttttacttggctgaaccctgattaaataaaaaaaataaataaataaaaaacatttttatgaatgattctttcccttactacagccttgtgtctacatcttttttcatgtatttatttattttttcatatatttatgcaagataagcatgcagttggtgtgtgtgatggttttctaaactttcacaaccacaacatttattcattcattcattcaaacaacacACATATAAAGGCTTGTCGCTCTATTAAATAAGTAGAACTACTcaaattttgatccctgttaagctattttgcacTTCTCCTGAAAGGGCTGCGTGTTCATCCGCTTGCTGCTGGGATGTGGGGGGGCACAGAGGAGAGCGGCAAATATTCCTCCGATTATTAATGAGTTAGCTTTGTGAaggattgtttaaagtttggaacttgtctgtggtttcctcctgtcatcagcgtcggacgtcccatcaatagcagcgcGCTTCCATGCTGTGAGTGTCGCGACTCATGAGATGTGGATCACCGCGAGACTAtggcggtaaacaaatatggcaactGCGATGTCCAAAATACAGTTGCAAAAGTTTTGAGAATCTGCCAATTTTGATTATATTCGACGaaattaccgggcggaaacacaattcaatgtaaaccagtgagatgacactaggagttgggcattatacaggcagtAATAATACACTCAAGGCGTCCGGGTTTGAGTGCTGGAggacgtccattttttcatgttttgcagtttaaacaccctctagctaaaagcctggtgacCATAATGCACAGGTCTAACTTGCTCCAGTGACAGGtggagagttaaaaaaaaaaaaagcacaatttgTCTTCAACAGAAGCGTTTGTCCATAGTTCAGCGATACAAGCTTAGTCATAACCATCAAACATGCTGGACATATAGTGTACCTCATTAGGCCAGCCAAAGATGGAGAAGGGGAAAATGCCAGATGAGAACCACGTGTCGAGGACATCCTCATCTGGAAAGAGAGTCGCCAGAGTTATCTGGTGCACAGGGCAGGAGCCATTGATCCAATTAACGGCGCGGCGGTTCGTTACGCGCCGACAAAAACAAGGGCGGTAATGAGACGGCTGAGGGAAGATCACCTTGTCTGAGAGTCACTTTGTCTGCAGACACACGAAATCGTTTGGCCGCCTTCTCTCTGGCTTCCTCTTCTGTTCTCCCACTCACCCAGTAATGACCGTCCATGTCCTGGAGGAGCGCCACGACAACACTCGGTTCAGGAAGTGCAGAGTCGGATGTTTCACCGGTGGGTTTGGGACCGGGTCAGCCTACCTCTCCAGCTGCCACCGACGGGTCGTCGATTGTGACGAAGTAGGCCGGGATGCGGTGGCCCCACCATAACTGCCGGGAGATGCACCAGTCCCTAAAAAGGTCGACACGTGAATGTACAGAGGAAGTACCCCATTACCTCTCATTGTAATTCAGACAAGATAAACAGCATGAAGCCTTGGTGAGTAAATCATAACATCCACAGGGCAAATATAATCGCCCACCTGATGTTGTCCATCCAGTTGAACCAGGTCTTGAGATGGTGATCTGGGATGATCTTGAGTCGCCCTTCTCTGACCGCGTCTGCGGCCTGTTTGCCCATGTCTGTGCAGCTGACATACCACTGTGGCTTCAGCAGGGGCTCCACAATGTCTTTGGAGCGGCTGAGCAGAAGGACAAAGATGCCAGACGGAATCTGGGGAGGAGGACCTGACCTGCGTCCCTGGTTTACCTGCACATTGGGACAATCATGGGGTTGTCCTTGATCTCCTTAAACTGCCCGTTGTCCTTCAGAGCTTGAAGGACGGCTTTTCTGGCATCAAAGCGCTTCATGCCCTGCAGATATGGAGTGCATCATGAGCAAGTTACACTGACGATCCAAAAGGTCTATGGATGCACAAACTTGAGATGAAAACCAGGGCAAGAAGATTTGAAAAACCTCACCAGGAAAGGGGCGGGCACATTGATCAGCATCCCATTCTCATCCAAGATGTTGATGAAGGCGAGGTT
This window of the Synchiropus splendidus isolate RoL2022-P1 chromosome 12, RoL_Sspl_1.0, whole genome shotgun sequence genome carries:
- the vars1 gene encoding valine--tRNA ligase — translated: MATLYVSPHTDDFRSLLALMAAQVCPALSLKVVTEEPPASLNDRPTPILVLGPGEGNTVLSGSSAVAWYLASLGKKAGVDARQQSQVWQWLNFAANELIPVGCAVVFPLMGMMAADKKLQQSSKAELLRVMKVFDKMLEPITFLVGEGLSLADMAVVAAVLLPFKYALEPADRKGLANLTRWFTTCINQPELLKVLGKITLCEKMEPITPKTNPVPPATSAADTTEAATNGPPKTEAQLKKEAKKREKLEKFQQKKEMEAKKKTQPPAEKKAKLEKKELGVITYNTPTPIGEKKDVVSPLPDSYSPQYVEAAWYPWWEKQGYFKPEYGRKSVSEKNPRGIFMMCIPPPNVTGSLHLGHALTNAIQDCLTRWHRMRGETTLWNPGCDHAGIATQVVVEKKLMRERGMSRHDLGREEFIQEVWKWKNEKGDRIYHQLKKLGSSLDWDRACFTMDQKLSYAVQEAFIRMHDEGVIYRSKRLVNWSCTLNSAISDIEVDKKELTGRTLLPVPGYKDKVEFGVLVSFAYKVDGSDEEVVVATTRIETMLGDTAVAVHPQDARYQHLKGKMVLHPFCDRKMPIVFDDFVDMGFGTGAVKITPAHDHNDYEVGVRHNLAFINILDENGMLINVPAPFLGMKRFDARKAVLQALKDNGQFKEIKDNPMIVPMCSRSKDIVEPLLKPQWYVSCTDMGKQAADAVREGRLKIIPDHHLKTWFNWMDNIRDWCISRQLWWGHRIPAYFVTIDDPSVAAGEDMDGHYWVSGRTEEEAREKAAKRFRVSADKVTLRQDEDVLDTWFSSGIFPFSIFGWPNETEDLNVFYPGTLLETGHDILFFWVARMVMMGLKLMGKLPFKEVYLHAVVRDAHGRKMSKSLGNIVDPLDVITGISLEGLHAQLLMSNVDPQEVEKAKQGQKSDYPNGIPECGTDALRFALCSYTSQGRDINLDVNRILGYRHFCNKLWNAVKFAMRTLGENFVPSEKAQLCGEESVADRWILSRLSAAVALCDSGFKAYDFPTITTAIYNFWLYELCDVYLESVKPVFSKADGDNTSQREALVCRQTLYTCLEVGLRLLSPMMPFVSEELYQRLPRRRPQTDPPSICVTSYPDTEEICWNSEDVDRDMDFAMNVVKTIRSLRADYNLTKTRADCYLQCSDSATVALLQRFTLQIQTLSYCQAVVPLAADQAVPEGCAVAIASDRCTVNLMLKGLIDVEKEVAKLLTKKGDLEKQMEKLKEKLAKSDYREKVPMKVQEQDAEKLRQSQTELEKVQEAIGNFRKMM